In Ipomoea triloba cultivar NCNSP0323 chromosome 15, ASM357664v1, one genomic interval encodes:
- the LOC116005935 gene encoding serine/threonine-protein phosphatase 6 regulatory ankyrin repeat subunit B-like translates to MVIDQMNPFLYKAAVKGNVEDYHEALRQMPEEEARRRQVTPKGNTVLHVAAIHGHKHLVEEILKEVEDDDAVMSLLFAKNNRNQSVLHCAAEKGYSRRCEGHGFAQGRANGVFEGGKVIGWRGSEFEYPANDDGETPIYIAAELQFHDCLVEMLNTCKKPTYDGPLGRNALHAAIISGLGNILIKVKSTQEFISLEYTQSLLEKNICLCKEIDKSGWTPLHYAIKIENDKAAHMILERKTSAAYICGGTVMSGQQHST, encoded by the exons ATGGTTATTGATCAGATGAACCCGTTTCTATACAAAGCAGCGGTGAAAGGCAATGTTGAAGATTACCATGAGGCCTTACGGCAGATGCCGGAAGAAGAAGCTCGCCGCCGTCAAGTTACGCCCAAGGGCAATACTGTACTGCACGTTGCGGCGATCCATGGTCACAAACATTTGGTGGAAGAGATCCTAAAAGAAGTAGAGGATGATGATGCAGTCATGTCCCTGTTGTTTGCCAAGAACAACAGAAATCAAAGTGTGCTACACTGTGCAGCAGAGAAGGGCTATAGCCGC AGATGTGAAGGACACGGCTTTGCACAAGGCCGTGCGAATGGGGTATTTGAAGGTGGTAAAGTTATTGGTTGGAGAGGATCTGAATTTGAGTACCCTGCCAACGATGACGGAGAGACGCCCATTTACATAGCAGCAGAGTTGCAATTTCATGACTGCTTGGTGGAAATGCTCAACACATGCAAAAAGCCTACCTATGATGGACCACTGGGTCGCAATGCTCTCCATGCAGCTATCATATCAG GTCTTGGCAACATTTTGATCAAAGTAAAAAGCACTCAAGAGTTTATTAGCTTAGAATACACGCAATCACTGTTGGAAAAGAATATATGTTTATGCAAAGAAATTGATAAGTCTGGTTGGACACCACTACATTATGCCataaaaattgagaatgatAAAGCTGCTCACATGATACTTGAGAGAAAAACATCTGCAGCGTACATTTGTGGGGGGACAGTGATGAGTGGACAACAACATTCCACATAG